The Candidatus Margulisiibacteriota bacterium genome segment AAAAAGAACGGGAATAAAAGCGGAAAAAGCCCCTGCAACTTTGCTCCAAAATAATGCCTCATGGACTGTTCCGGCTTCGCTATACAAGGAAATCGCAATAGTCCAGCAGACCGCAACAAAAGCGGAAAGCGCGTAGGAAATGTTAATAAGACTTTTTCGATTCTTTAAACAAATAACCAGACCGAGAGAAGAGTTTCCAAGAACGGCAAAAAAGGGGAAAAGAAGCTTTATGTTGTGAGTAGCTATGGCGAGGATCGTCCCAACCGCGACAAAAATAATATACACCAGTAAAAGGATAAAACAGCCCCCTTTTTAGGATCAACCGGATTGAATTATAGACCTTAGGAAGGCTTTCTGGCAATAAGCAACCAAGCTTGATTGGCATACACGGACTCGCAAGCGACAACTTCAAAGCCGGCTTCGCGATACATATTAACCAGCTCATCCTTTTCATAAAAATGCCATTCGCCAACTACCGCTTTTAGTTCGGCCATTTTACCAAAAAGGAGCGAAGCGGTAACACCGAGAAGCAAACGACGAATATTTCCCCTTTCCACGACCGCCTGCTCCGCCCGTCGATGTTTAGCCTCCGCGACCAGCACCCGAAAAAAACTTGCCCCCTTCTTTGGCGTAACGACCGCCAGCATTCCACCCGGAGCAAGCACACGGAACTTTTCAGCACAGGAAAGCTCTCTGTTGCGCAAGTAACCTTCAACTAAAATGCTGGTTACTTTAGAAAACGAACCATCGCTGAATGGCAATGGCTGGTTAAGGTCCGATAATACCAGATTAGCCCGTTGAACATTGGCCGCCGCTCCTTCCAGCATTTTACTCTCCGCATCCAGGCCAACCGCGGTGGAAACCAGGCCCTCGACTTCAGACAGCCAGACCCCCTTGCCGCAACCAACTTCTAAAACATTATCCTTTTTTTCAAGCCGCAGCCAATGGTTTATCTTCGATCGGATAATTTGATGCTCTTTGGAATCAGCCAAAATTTTAATGATCGGCGAATAGACCCGCCAAAAAGTGGAATCTTTTGGAAGAACTATTCTTGCCAACCTTGAAGTCATTGCTTTCGATATCATACTATTCCCCCTTGATTAGAATACTTCTTAATCTATTCAATAGGTCCTCTACCCTGCCAACTTTTCCCTCCCGATCTCTAGCTTCTTCTCTTATTTTAGCTCGCAATATGATCATGGGATCAAGCTGGCCCAACATATACAGGGCATTCCCGTTGATAATCCCCTCTTCTCCTCCGATCGCTTTTAACCATGGCTCAAAAGTTTTTCTTGGCAGTCGATGCTCATCCTGCGAAAAAACAACTCGGTTATTTTCGGAAGCATAACGATTGGCCGGAGGATAAACACCGACATCAACGGCGGCAATCAACTCCTTATCTCCACTGTCTATTGGACCAACATAGGAGAGCTGTCGGCTTTTAACCTCCGCTTCCGGGGTTATTCTTTGATGAATATCATGAATGATCTGTCCGGCCAGTTCCCTATTCTGTTCGGGGTTGCGGACACTGCCAAAACCGCGCTGAAACGCATGCCAGACCGGAAACCGGCCGGAATGCGCGGCGACCCACATCACCAATTGTTCGTTTTTAAGCTTCCCATTGGCGTCAATCATAAGATTCGGCAGCTTCCCCCATAAATTATGGAGAAAAAGACTGGTCACAGCTTCCCGCACTGAATAATACGTTAATCCATATTTTTGGTACTCCCCCATGGTCATAGTGAAATGAATAAAAGTGTAAAACAATCTTTTATCCTGAAATGTAGCCTTAAACCTCTGGAGGGCGGCAAAGGAGACCGGAAGTCCTCCATGCCAAATAAAAGGAGTGTTCTCTGAAGCGAAAAATCTTTTCGCGTAATAGCGGTCGCGATCGTAACTGCATCCCATTACCCCATAAGCGTCATAAGTGGCAATTTGCGTGATCAGATCGGCAACAAAGATTAGTCCACTCTCTTTTCCCCGCGCGTGGGCGCGGGGGGAAAAATCTTCGGAACGGAAAACCTCTCCCCGTCTTTTCAAAGAAACATGAGTTGTGCCGGAAACATCCGGGGAAAAGAATGGTTCGCCGTTGATTTTGACGATTAAAGGGTCGGAATCTCCGGGGAATCGCCCCCTATTGTCGACAAGTCTGGACAAGACACGAGAAAATTCCCGCTCATTTCTTGGATAAGGGATATCGCCGTTCGGATTATAAAGACCATCCTCGGACAGCATTTTCGCCGCGTCAAAGCTAAACAATCTCCGCGGAGGGGGGGCGGAGGCTTCCCGCTGGCGTATCGATTCGATCGCCAATGCCGCCTCATCAAAAATAGCTTCCAATTGGGTCAAAACCCTTTCCGCTTCCGTCAGGTTTTTAGGCAAAAGTGCACCGGGAACGCTCGCCTCTCCCGGCGTCACTCGATTATGGATTTGGATAACCGCGATAACTTCCCTTGAGATGGGAGAAACAATCTTAATAAAGATCATGCCTGTTGGACCGGTTGAACACTTTAGATCATTCTCAATCGAAGCGGAATCGGCAACCAATCCCTGCCTGGTAAAAGTTGAAAGGTCGGCAATATCAACAACATATGCTCGCTTATCGCCATCAATAACACTCTTTAAAGTTGTCTGCGGCTCTGCCCCACCTTTATGAGGATCGTATTTGCTTTCTCCATTCGCTCCCCAGGCGGAGGAGACAAAGCGTCTTTCCCATTTCCCCTCTCCTGTCGGCGAATAGACCTGGATGTTGCGAAAATTAAGCCCCTGGATGACCTCATGAATATTCTCATGAACATTTAACAAGGTCGAGTTAGGAGGCATATTCCTAAACAATTTTCTGGCATGCCCAAGCACATCCACAAGATTGCTTAAGGAAATGGGTCGTTGTTTCTGATGCGTTGTTCTGTCTATTTTCATCATAATGTTGTCGTTCAGTATTTGACATAATTTCACCAAAAAGCGTCTTTTTTTACCGGCGACCATAAAAAAGGGGGCGCTGACGCCCCCTTTTGGATCAGAGTCTCGCTTTTAGCAAAGGAGCAAGATAATTTCGTTGTTCCGGCCTCATTTGCTCCAGGGCTTTATTTATCAACTCCTGGGGAAGGCTAAACAAAACTTCACAACAATCGCAGGCAAAATTTGTTTAGAATCGCCCAAAGGGACAGGAATAGCGAAATCTTTTCGGATCAACCCCGGGATCCCATCCATGACCCCGATCTTTATCTCTTCCCCGGTCGCAATGTTTTTAATATACTCACCCATTTTTACCAGCTCCTTTTTAAAATAACCAAAAAAATGGCCCGCTCCCCTTTGGTGAAAGGAAGCGGGCCTGGTGGGATCAAACCTCGGCATATTGGTAAGATATGCCATACTCGATCTGATTTTGGATCGAATTCAAGCAACCCTGGCAAATAAAGACCACCCGGTTGAGCGTGTACGGCTCGAAACCGATATGATCAAGCCCCTCGTTGCAAGGGGTCAGCAATGCCCGGCAAACAGAACATCTTCTCATCTGAAACACCTCCTCTATTTATTAATTAATTCTTTCA includes the following:
- a CDS encoding methyltransferase domain-containing protein yields the protein MTSRLARIVLPKDSTFWRVYSPIIKILADSKEHQIIRSKINHWLRLEKKDNVLEVGCGKGVWLSEVEGLVSTAVGLDAESKMLEGAAANVQRANLVLSDLNQPLPFSDGSFSKVTSILVEGYLRNRELSCAEKFRVLAPGGMLAVVTPKKGASFFRVLVAEAKHRRAEQAVVERGNIRRLLLGVTASLLFGKMAELKAVVGEWHFYEKDELVNMYREAGFEVVACESVYANQAWLLIARKPS